One Pyxicephalus adspersus chromosome 3, UCB_Pads_2.0, whole genome shotgun sequence genomic window carries:
- the CISD2 gene encoding CDGSH iron-sulfur domain-containing protein 2, with protein sequence MVLEILARVIKVQLPAYLKRLPVPDSIAGFIRLTVSEWLRLLPFLGVLALLGYLAIRPFLPKKKKQKDSLINLKIQKENPKVVNEIDIEDLHVAKVAYCRCWRSKTFPVCDGSHNKHNELTGDNVGPLILKKKEV encoded by the exons ATGGTCCTGGAGATCCTGGCCCGAGTCATTAAGGTGCAGCTTCCCGCCTATCTGAAGAGACTGCCGGTGCCTGACAGTATCGCCGGCTTCATCAGGCTGACAG TTTCAGAATGGTTACGACTACTGCCATTTTTGGGTGTACTTGCCTTGCTGGGATACCTTGCAATCCGACCATTCCTACCGAAGAAGAAGAAACAGAAAGACAGTTTGATTAATCTTAAAATCCAAAAGGAGAACCCCAAAGTTGTGAATGAAATAGACATAGAAGACCTGCATGTCGCCAAAGTTGCCTACTGTCGTTGCTGGCGTTCTAAAACG TTTCCTGTTTGTGACGGCTCCCATAACAAACACAATGAACTAACTGGAGACAACGTGGGTCCACTCATcttgaaaaagaaagaagtttaa